The window CGGTGGCGCTGCTGCTGGCCCGCCGCTGGTCCGCGGTGATGGCCGTCCAGTTCGCCATCGGCATCGTCACCGGAACCGTGCTGTCCTTCGAGTTCGGGCTGCTCTGGCCGGGCATGATGGGGCGTTGGGGCGATGTCTTCGGGCTCGGCTTCGGGATCGAGGCGTGGGCCTTCTTCCTGGAGGCGATCCTGATCGCCATCTACCTCTACGGCTGGCGCCGTCTGAAGCCGAAGACTCACTTCTGGCTGGGCGTCCCGATGCCGATCGCGGCGCTGATGGGCGCGTTCGGCATCATCGCCGCCAACTCGTGGATGAACACCCCCCAGGGCTTCACCCTCGACGCCAACGGCCGGCCCGTGAACGTCAGCGTGCAACAGGCCATCTTCACACCGATGTTCGGCCCGCAGTACTGGCACTTCGTGGTTGCGATGTTCCTCACCGCGGGCTACGTGGTGGCCGGTGTGTACGCCGTCGGCTGGCTGCGCGGCCGTCGCGACCGCTACCACCGTCTCGGCTTCACCGTGCCGTTCACCCTCGCCACGATCCTCACCCCCGTGCAGTTCTTTCTGGGTGACAACATCGCGCGGCAGGTCTTCATCAAGCAGCCGATCAAGTTCGCCGCCGCGGAGCTGGTGTGGAAGACCGACACGCATGTGCCCGAGTACCTGTTCGGGCGGCTCCAGGAGGACGGCAGCATCAAGGGCGGGATCAAGATCCCGCAGCTGGACTCCATCCTGGCCGGGTTCAGTCCCGACACGAAGGTCACCGGCCTGAGTTCGGTACCCGCCTCCGACCGGCCCACCGCCACCCAGGCGACCATCGCGCACTGGGCGTTCGACATCATGGCGACGATCGGGAGTGTGCTGATCCTGCTGGCGCTCTGGTACGCCTGGTGCTGGTGGCGGCATCGTGACCTGCCGAAATCGCGGTGGTTCTTCCGGTGCGCGGCCGTGGCCGGCGCGGCGAGCATCGTGACCGTGGAGTGCGGCTGGATCATGACCGAGGTGGGGCGCCAGCCCTGGATCGTGTACCAGAACATGCGGGTCTCCGAGGCGGTGACCGGTACGCCCGCCTCCTCCCTGTGGATCATGTTCGGCCTCGTCGTGGTGATCTACGTTCTGATCTTCGGCGCGTTCCTCGGCGTGCTGCTCAAGATGCGCACCCGGTGGCGGCTCGCCGACGCCGGATCCGCGCGCGTGCTCTCCGACACCCCGGAGACGGACACGCCGTACGGTCCCCGCCCGGAGACGGCCGCCGGCGCACCGGGTACCCGTCGAGACCCCGGGAGCGAACTGTGACCGCGAGCATCGTCGCCTGGATCCTGCTGCTCGTGATCGCCGCCTACGCCTGCGGTGGCGGCGTCGACTACGGCGCCGGCTTCTGGGATCTGCTGGCCGGTGGGGCCGAGCGCGGCAAACGACCCCGCTGGCTGATCGACCACGCCATGGCCCCGGTCTGGGAGGTCAACAACGTCTGGCTGATCTTCGCGTTCATCCTGATGTGGACCGGCTTCCCGGTGTTCTTCCAGACCGTGTTCACGGCGCTCTGGCTCCCTCTGGCACTCGCCGCCATCGGCCTGGTCCTGCGCGGCGCCGGGTTCGCGCTGCGCAAGCCGACCAGGGGGCTCGCCGGACGCCGGATCTACGGCGCCATGTTCGCCGTCTCTTCCCTGCTCACGCCGTTCTTCCTGGGAACGGCCATCGGCTCGGTGGCCTCCGGGCGCGTCGCTCCCGGGACCCCCGCCACGGCCCATGCCTGGGCCAACACCACCTCGATCATGGCCGGGCTCGTCGCGGTGGCATCCACCGCCTTCCTGGGGGCGGTGTTCCTCACCGTGGACGCCCGCCGCTTCGACGCCCCCGACCTGATGGGTTACTTCCGTTTCCGGGCATGGATCAGTTGTGGCGCGCTGTTGATCATCGGCGTGCTTGGCCTGACCGTGACCGACCCCCACGCGTCGTACGTCCATCACGGACTCACCCACGGGGCCGGGCTCGCCCTCCTGCTGATCTCCGTGGTGGCTCTGGCGGTCACCGCCTGGCTGATCTCCGGCAAGGCGGCGGGATGGGCGCGGTACTCCTCGGTCGCCGTCGTGGCACTGCTCGTCGCCGCCTGGGGGTTCGCGCAGCGGCCCTACCTGGTGCCCACCTCGCTGACCGTGCAGCAGGGCGCCGGAGCGAGCGCCCCGCTCCAGTGGATGCTCATCGTCGCGCTCGTCGCCCTGGTGTTGATCGTCCCCGCGCTGGTCGTCCTGTACCGCCTCGACACCCACGGCGTGCTGGAACCGCTGACCGACGAGGACGTGGGCGAGTGACGCCCCGGCGCGTCGAGCGGCCGGCGTCGGTCCGCGTCGGCCGCGGCGTCGTCCGGGTCGCGGGTTAGGCCGGTACGGCATCCCAGGAGGGCCGCTATGACATCGAGCCAGGTACTCATCGGCGTCGGGCTGATCGTGACCCTTGCCGTCGCCTGCCAACTGCTGGCGAACCTGCTGCGCGTGCCGGCGATCCTCCTGCTGCTGCCGGCCGGGTTCATCGCCGGCGTCCTGACCGACGACGTCAACCCGGAGAAGCTGCTGGGCGACGCGTTCTCCCCGCTGGTCTCGCTCGCCGTCGCGGTGATCCTCTACGACGCCGGACTCGGCCTGGACCTGCACCGTCTCAAGGGCCACACCCGCACGGTCGTCGTCAGGCTCATCTGGCTCGGCGCCCTGATCACCTTCGTGTCGGCGGCGCTGCTCGCCGTCCCCATCATGAGCATGTCGCTGAACGCGGCCGTGATGCTGGGCGCGATCCTCGTGGTCAGCGGCCCGACCGTCGTCGGACCGCTGCTCAAGTTCGTCCGCCCGAGGGAGCGGCTGCAACGCGTCCTCGTCTGGGAAGGCTCCCTGATCGACCCGGTCGGCGGCATCCTCGGCGCGCTCGTCTTCCACGGAGTGCTGGCCGGAGGCCAGCCCGGTCTGGCCGCCCAACTGGGCGCGTTCGGCGTCAGCGCCGCGATCGGGCTGATCGGCGGCGCCGTCGGAGCGGCGGTGCTCTGGCTGCTGCTCCGCTGCCTCACGCTCGACGAAGTGCTCGGCACGACCACGCAGTTCGCCGCCGTGATCGCGGTGGCGGCCGGCTGCGACGCCCTGCGGGACGACACCGGCCTCATCGCCGCCGTCGTGATGGGCATGGCCCTGGCCAATCTGCCGGGGCTGGACATGCCGGCACGCCGGCCGTTCTTCGAAACCCTGGTCTCGCTGATCATCGGGCTGCTGTTCATCGGGATCTCCGCCACCGTCACCCCGCAGTCGCTGCGCCATGTCGTGCTGCCGGCCCTCGGCCTCGCCGCTGCTCTCGTTCTCGTGGTCAGACCCTTGGTGGCGCTGCTGTCGACCGTCCGTACCGATGTCCCCTACCGGGAGAGATGGTTCATCGGTTGGATGGCGCCCCGCGGCATCGTCGCCGCGGCGACCGCGGCCACCTTCTCCGCCGCGCTCGTGCAGGCCGGCATCGAGGGCGCGGACAAGATCCTGCCGGCCACCTTCATCGTGATCGTCGCCACCGTCATGCTCTACGGCCTGACCGCCGTTCCCGCCGCGCGGTTCCTCGACGTCCGCCGTTCGGCACGCTCGCGGCCCCTGCTCGTCGGCGGCGATCCCTGGGTGGTGGAACTGGGGGGCGCGCTGCGCTCGGCGGGCCTGGACGTCCTGATGTGGGCGGGCCTCGACCGCCAGCGTCAGAGCATCAAGGACGCGGGCCTGGAGCTGGCCCCCGGCGAACTCCTCGCCGCCGCCACCGGAGCCGGAGCCGAGTTGGAGGGGATCACCGATGTCCTCCTGCTCACCGACGAGGACGACTTCAACGCCCTCGCCGTCATGACCCTCAAGGAGACGGCGGAGGGTCCCGTCCACCGCCTCATGCCACCCACCCGCAGCCACGGCGTGGTCGCCCCCTACACGGGCAGCGAGGTCCTGTTCTCCGCCGGCCTGAACCGGCCCGAACTGGCCCGTCGGTACGCGGCGGGCGCCCGCATCGTCACCCGCACGATGGTCGACGGGCTCATCCCGGCCGGGCACGACATGTTGTTCCTGGTGCGCCCGGACGGACAGCTCACCGCCGCGACCGAGTCGACGCTGCCGTCGCCCGCCGCGGGCGACGTCGCCGTCCTGCTGACGCCTTCGGCGGAGCCCCCGCCGCCCTGATGCCGTGATCGGTCCCGCGGCCGCCGATTGGTCCGGAGGGATGACGGTGGGCACGTTCCCCTGGACCTCGCGCGCCGGACCTTCCGGATCGTGCGGCCGTCACGTGGTACCAATCATCGGGACTTGTCGGCCGCCGCGTTGCAGATGGCCTCAGCTGCCGAGGAGACGATGAGCATGTCAGCCACCCCCGCCGGATCGCCCGCCCCGGCGCCGCCGGATCCGTTCGCGGTGATCCGCACGCGTGGGTACGCCGTTCTGCTGGTGATGACGGCGCTCCTCGGCATCCCGATCGCCGCGGCGGCCTTCGGATTCCTCGCGCTCGTGTCCGAACTCCAGTCGCTGACCTACACCGACCTTCCCCGAGCGCTCGGCTTTCACGGAACGCCGTCGTGGTGGCCCATCCCCCTGCTGGCCTTCGCCGGGCTGCTGGTGGCGCTGACGATCCGCCACCTGCCGGGCGAGGCCGGGCACAAGCCCGCCGAAGGCCTCGTCGCCACCGGCACGCCGAAGCCCGTCGACCTCCCCGGTATCGCACTCGCTGCGGCGGCCTCG of the Streptomyces sp. NBC_01426 genome contains:
- a CDS encoding cytochrome d ubiquinol oxidase subunit II yields the protein MTASIVAWILLLVIAAYACGGGVDYGAGFWDLLAGGAERGKRPRWLIDHAMAPVWEVNNVWLIFAFILMWTGFPVFFQTVFTALWLPLALAAIGLVLRGAGFALRKPTRGLAGRRIYGAMFAVSSLLTPFFLGTAIGSVASGRVAPGTPATAHAWANTTSIMAGLVAVASTAFLGAVFLTVDARRFDAPDLMGYFRFRAWISCGALLIIGVLGLTVTDPHASYVHHGLTHGAGLALLLISVVALAVTAWLISGKAAGWARYSSVAVVALLVAAWGFAQRPYLVPTSLTVQQGAGASAPLQWMLIVALVALVLIVPALVVLYRLDTHGVLEPLTDEDVGE
- a CDS encoding cytochrome ubiquinol oxidase subunit I, producing MSTTAHLLADAPAQLLPARELMAFTLASHIILVPLGVALPFITLVMHYRGLRTSDPVALLLARRWSAVMAVQFAIGIVTGTVLSFEFGLLWPGMMGRWGDVFGLGFGIEAWAFFLEAILIAIYLYGWRRLKPKTHFWLGVPMPIAALMGAFGIIAANSWMNTPQGFTLDANGRPVNVSVQQAIFTPMFGPQYWHFVVAMFLTAGYVVAGVYAVGWLRGRRDRYHRLGFTVPFTLATILTPVQFFLGDNIARQVFIKQPIKFAAAELVWKTDTHVPEYLFGRLQEDGSIKGGIKIPQLDSILAGFSPDTKVTGLSSVPASDRPTATQATIAHWAFDIMATIGSVLILLALWYAWCWWRHRDLPKSRWFFRCAAVAGAASIVTVECGWIMTEVGRQPWIVYQNMRVSEAVTGTPASSLWIMFGLVVVIYVLIFGAFLGVLLKMRTRWRLADAGSARVLSDTPETDTPYGPRPETAAGAPGTRRDPGSEL
- a CDS encoding cation:proton antiporter; the encoded protein is MTSSQVLIGVGLIVTLAVACQLLANLLRVPAILLLLPAGFIAGVLTDDVNPEKLLGDAFSPLVSLAVAVILYDAGLGLDLHRLKGHTRTVVVRLIWLGALITFVSAALLAVPIMSMSLNAAVMLGAILVVSGPTVVGPLLKFVRPRERLQRVLVWEGSLIDPVGGILGALVFHGVLAGGQPGLAAQLGAFGVSAAIGLIGGAVGAAVLWLLLRCLTLDEVLGTTTQFAAVIAVAAGCDALRDDTGLIAAVVMGMALANLPGLDMPARRPFFETLVSLIIGLLFIGISATVTPQSLRHVVLPALGLAAALVLVVRPLVALLSTVRTDVPYRERWFIGWMAPRGIVAAATAATFSAALVQAGIEGADKILPATFIVIVATVMLYGLTAVPAARFLDVRRSARSRPLLVGGDPWVVELGGALRSAGLDVLMWAGLDRQRQSIKDAGLELAPGELLAAATGAGAELEGITDVLLLTDEDDFNALAVMTLKETAEGPVHRLMPPTRSHGVVAPYTGSEVLFSAGLNRPELARRYAAGARIVTRTMVDGLIPAGHDMLFLVRPDGQLTAATESTLPSPAAGDVAVLLTPSAEPPPP